The genomic segment CGGTGCTGCGATGGGCTTCGCCTTCGATGGCGATGCTGACCGCATGCTTGCGGTCGATGGTCGCGGTCGCGTCGTGGACGGCGACCACGTGCTGTTCCTGTGGGGATCCGTGCTGCAGGAGCGTCAGGCTCTTCCGGATCAGCGGCTTGTGGCGACGGTGATGTCCAACCTCGGATTCGAGCGTGCCTGGCAGCGGCGTGGCGGCCTGCTTGAGCGCACCCCGGTCGGAGACCAGCACGTGCACGCTGCGATGGTGTCGAGCGGAGCAGCCCTCGGTGGCGAGCAATCCGGTCACATCCTTGCCGCGTCCCATGGCTTGTGTGGAGACGGCTTGCTCACGGCGCTGCAGCTTGCCACCCTCTGCCACGACCAGGGAATCAGCCTCTGTGACTGGCTGAATCGCAGCTTTGAGGCCTTCCCTCAGAGACTGGTCAATGTGACGGTTCCCGATCGGGGTCGTCGCAAGGGTTGGACCAGCTGCTCCCCGCTCGTCGATGCCTTGCGGACCGCTGAGGATGCGATGGGGGAGAGCGGCCGGGTGCTGGTGAGAGCCAGCGGAACCGAGCCAGTGCTGCGGGTGATGGTGGAAGCCGCGGATCCGCAGGATGTGGAGACCTGGACCACCCGACTGGCATCCGTGGCCGATCAGCACCTCAACGCGGCCTGAGCCTGTCCAGAGCCAGGTGCAGCGCTCCATCACAGGCATCACCGTGGGGATCACACCAGGATGCCGCTGGAATGGCCTGTGCCACAGCGTTCTCCACGGCAGCCCGGAACGGTGGCAGGTGGGCAAACGCACCACCATGACCAACGACGTTCGGTCGATTCAGGTTCAGGGCAGTGGCAACACCCTTGAAGGCTTCAGCCAGCGAGGCTGCTGAGCGGTTGAGAATCTGCTGCGCAGGGTCCAGGCCCTCAGCGGCAGCCGCCGCCACCAGTGGCGCCAGCCTGGCGAACGCGGCGGGGCCGAACTCCTGCTGAACGACGCACGCCTTGATGGCGGCGCTGCTGTCACATCCCAGCTCCTGCCACAGCCGTTGTCGGAATGAATGGTCTGCAAGTCGACCATCGGCCATCCGCAAGCTGAGCTGCAGGCCCTGATGGCCGATGTCAAAGGCAGAGCCGGCGCCATCCAGCAACCATCCCCAACCCGCGCAGCGATGTTCTCTGCCAGAGCCATCACGGCCAACGCAGATCATGCCCGTGCCGCTGATCAGCACGATCCCGGCCTGCTCAGGGAAGGCTCCGCGCAGGGCGGTGCGTTCATCCCCCGTCGCGACAACCTGCGACTGCGGCAGTCCCAGTTCCTCCGCCAGCAGGGCGGCAGCGCGCCCTTGCAGCTCGGTTCCCTGCTCGATGCCGCTGGCGCCGATTGCGGCGGCAAGGAGATCGTCGCGATTCACTCCAGCGGAGACAAGAGCTGCTGAAACGCTGTCCTGCACTGCACGTCGGAACCGTTGTTCCCCCTGCTGGGCATCGAGATGGCTGACACCGGGCCCCGCGCCTGAGCCGAGACGGTGCAGCTGCCCAAGCTCGCTGCGGCTGATTCGGCAGCGGGTGCCTGTCTGACCTGCGTCGAATCCGGCGATCAGCACAGGCTTGTCCTCTCGTCTGAGGGAAGGCTCGTCAGCGTCGCCAGGCAGAACCAACCGATGATCTGCACTTCCGGACGGAAGAAAATGGTGTCGGCGATGCCCTGCCCCAGCAGACCGGCGATCGCCGCCAGGCTGGCAAGGGCAGTGCCTGCGGCAGGTTCATTGATGCGCAAGCCCTGGAGTCCCAGGCGAACGCTGCTCTGAAGCAATCCCAGACAGGCGATCAGCCCAGCGATGCCTGTTTCAACCAGGATTTCCAGGGGTAATGAATAGGCGCTGAGGGCGTTGAACTTGGGCTGCTGGTACAGCGGGTAGATGCTGTTGAACGCATTGTTGCCAGGGCCGATTCCGATCCAGGGACGGTCCTGGATCATTTCAATGGATGCCAGCCAGACGTTGATTCGGAAATTGTTGGAGCTGTCACCTCGTCCCGCCAGCAGGCTGCTCACACGGGTGCGGATCGGTTCCAGTTTGGTGACGGCGATGGCCAATAACGCTGCTCCCAGCAGCAGGATCAGCAGAGGAACCAGTCGTCGCCATAGGGCTGGCCATTCACGGGTGCTGCGCAGTAGCAGCAGCAGAATCAGCACCGCCATGCCCACCATCAGACCGACCCAGCCACCTCGGCTGTAGGTGAGCACGATCGAGCTTCCCGCCAGCCCCAGGGTGGAGATGGCAAACACCCGGCGCCCCCACCCCTGCCAGCGCAGCACGGCGAGGGCAGCGAGCGGCAGCAGGGCGAGCAGATAGCCCGCCAGCAGATTCGGATTTCCCAGGGGTCCGTAGATGCGGATGGTTCCCTCAGTGATCGAATTCGGATCTGCCCAGCGGGCCAGCTCTTCAGAGTTGCCGTACAGCTGTCGCAAGGCCAGCACACTGCTGGCAAGGCCTCCGCACAGCAGACCAGCCAGCAATCGATCCCACCAGCGGCTGTTGCACAGCAGCAGTTTGCTGGCCAGGCCGTAAACCCCCAGGTACCCCAGCAATTTGATCAAGCCTTTGGCCGCGGCGGATGGCACCGGGGAGAAGCCTGTGGCTAGAGCGGCGATGCCGAGAAACAGCAGGAGCCAGCCCCCGATGGGACGAATGCGATCAGGTGGGGAGACCAGTGACCACAGCAGCCAGAGGCCCCCTGTCGCAGCGATCAGCAGCGTCAGACCGGCACGCGTGAAGAAGGGGAGGCCGGCGAGCAGGAGTGTCAGGAGTCCTCCAGCGAGCCACTCAAGACGGCGAACAACATCGGGGTTAGGGTGCAGCACTCCCTGCCAGCGCAGCAGCAGTGGAACGGCCATCGCTCAGGGTTAGGGGCTGACGGTTTCTGCGGGATTATCAATCGCCTGCCAGCGACGTTCCAGCTCGGACAGGTCTGGTCGTTCCTTGTGATTGCGTTGATACAGCACCCGGTACACAGGAAGCTGCTGTTCGGATGTGTAGCTCTCCCGTTCCGTTGGCACCTGCAAGGGATTGTCGGCGCGCCATGGTCTTGCATCGCCTGCCGGTCGACTGAAACAGCCGCAGAGTTCGGTGAGATTCACCATCGGAGTGATCACCTCAAGCACATCGCTCTGGATGAAAAACTCACGGCCTGGCTGCAGAGCAGCTGCGATGGCCAGCAGCAGAGCCGGTTGAAGCACCCTCCGTTTGCGGTGGCGCCGCTTGAACCATGGGTCAGGGAACTGAATCGAGACCCGTTGCAGTTGATCGGGCGGCAAGGATGCCATCCATCCTTCGAGGCTGATGTTGGCGTTGCAGAACAGCACGCGGACGTTGCCGAGCCCGCTTGCCAGAGCGTCACGGTCCGCGGAGATCACCAGTGGCCGGCGGATCTCGACGCCGAGGTGGTTCCAGTGCGGATTCCGTTGCGCCAGACCCAGCAGACAGCGGCCTCTGGCGCAGCCGATGTCGAGATGGATCGGCTGCAGGGGTTTCTCGAACAGGTCGCAGGGCGCTGGTAGCTGCAGCGGCAGCTGAAAGAAGCGACTGAGCGGATTGACGTGCTGACGCAAGGCTTCTTGTTCAGGACGGATCGTGCCGGAGCAGACCCCAGCAGGCTGTGTAGCCGTGCAGATGGGTTGCTCCGCCAACCGGTCCGATTTCGCCATTGCAGAAGGTTCCGGCAACCGGAAGTTCCGGCATCACCTGCCTGGCCAGCGAGACATCACCGTTGGGGGCTCCGAACAGGCCGTTGCCTCGTCCGAGGCAGGCCATCAGCAAGCCGAACTGGGCCGGAGCGGGGTGATCGGCCGCCGAACGCAGGAGCTGCAGGGCCTCCTGCCGGGAGGCATCGGCTTCCCGCAGATGGAACTGCACGTTCTGGCCCGGGCGAACCCGTTCAGCCACGGCAACGGCGCCATTGCTGGGATCCACACCGATCAAATTGCGAACCAGAAACGCCCCTGTAGCTGTGTTGGTGCCGTCCGGACCGAGTTTGAGTTCACGGCGTTCGATGCCGAGGAACAGCGAGTGGCGAACCTTCTCGCGCTCCTGTTCATTCAGATCTGCCAGCACCCGTTGCAGGCAGGCCACGGGGCTCGCCCTGCGGTCGCCTTCGCTCAGTTCCAGCAGAACATTGCGCTGAACCTGCTCGATGGCGAACACCGGGCCGATTGGACGACACCCCTGGGCCACCACGGCATCCATCGTCCAGTCCCCTCCGATGGAGCAGACCACAGCGCCGGCGACGACACCATCATCGATGAGCAGTGATCCGTGGGGAGCGTTGTGTGGTCCTGCGATCCCGCCGATGCGAACCGCATCGGGGTAGGCATAGTCCAGACCGCTGATCAGATCATTGATGCCGCTGCTGGTGGGATCAATCAGCACGATCTGGCTGCGGCAATGGTCTGGATCAATCCCCGTCCATTCCTGCCACCGCAAAGCTGGTCCGTCCAGATCGGGGAGGGCGTTGGTGTTCAGGGCCTGCGTCTGGATCTCAGCACCCGGCAGGTTGAGCAATGACACACTCAGGGCTGGGGTTTGCTCGAGCTCGGTGGCGACCCCGCGTTCAGTGGTGCCGATCACCCCGCCACCGGCGCATCCAAGCCACTTGCTGGCCTTCAGGCGCTGGCGAAGCAGCGGCAGCAAACGAGGAAGATCGCTGGCGTAGCTCGTGTCGACGAAAACCAGGGCAAGATCCGCTTCGCTGTGACGACCAAAACTGGTGACAACGTCCTGAACGGCCTCATCCAGGGAGGGTCTTGAGGACAGGGCGGTCCGACAGATCGGCGTCGCCGATGCCGCCCGGAACCAGTCGAGGGGGGAGAACGACGCCATGAGTGGGACCCTATCAACCTTGACGGCGGAGGGGGCGTTGATAATGACGCCAACTTGTACCGACTGAGTGAACGAGCTGTCCTATCGCGCGCTGGTCTGGTTGACCTATCGACTGGCAGCCGTCTTCGCGCTGGGACTTCCGCTTGTGCTCCTGATCTGGTCATCTATGCGCCGTGAGGCCTCGGTGGTGCGTCTGCTGTCGCTGTACTGGAAAGTGGCGAGCCTGATGGGGATCAGCATGCTGTTGCTGACCGATCAGCGGCCTCTGGGATACCTGACGGCAATGGTGGCTCCGCTGCTGATGCTCGTTTCGGTTTGGTTCTGGGTCGATCTCAACGAAGAACTGGAGGATCTGCCGCCCTGGCGGCCCCTCTCTCTCTGTGTGCGGTTGTGGCGATGGGCTCTGAGTGGGTTCGCCCTGGTGTGTGCCGCCATGAATGCCACGGCTCTTGGCTGCATGCAGCAGGGCACGACGAGCGACTGCAAGGCCTGGTTGGAGGCTCCGCAGGGGGTTCACGGTGTGGTGGAAACAGTTTTTGACTTCGTGTTCGGCGGTCAGTGGACGGAGGCCGTTGCCGCCTTCATCGGCTATGTCGCACTAGTGGCGTATCTGGCGGGACTTCTTCAATGGCTGCTTGTGCGTCTGCCACGCCAGGGTCGGGTGGCCGGCGGGTTTTAAGAAGCGATGACCACAACGCTGACGGATCTGCTGCGGGCGCTGGAGGAGCGCAGTCGTCAATCTCCCAATCGTGTCGTGCGTCTTACCGGCACGGTCGACGACGAACCGTGCGAACTACTGATTTTCCGGGGATTCAGCAGCAGCACCACCCATCCCACATCGTTTGATCCTGATGCGCCC from the Synechococcus sp. KORDI-100 genome contains:
- a CDS encoding BadF/BadG/BcrA/BcrD ATPase family protein, producing the protein MVLPGDADEPSLRREDKPVLIAGFDAGQTGTRCRISRSELGQLHRLGSGAGPGVSHLDAQQGEQRFRRAVQDSVSAALVSAGVNRDDLLAAAIGASGIEQGTELQGRAAALLAEELGLPQSQVVATGDERTALRGAFPEQAGIVLISGTGMICVGRDGSGREHRCAGWGWLLDGAGSAFDIGHQGLQLSLRMADGRLADHSFRQRLWQELGCDSSAAIKACVVQQEFGPAAFARLAPLVAAAAAEGLDPAQQILNRSAASLAEAFKGVATALNLNRPNVVGHGGAFAHLPPFRAAVENAVAQAIPAASWCDPHGDACDGALHLALDRLRPR
- a CDS encoding IctB family putative bicarbonate transporter, translated to MAVPLLLRWQGVLHPNPDVVRRLEWLAGGLLTLLLAGLPFFTRAGLTLLIAATGGLWLLWSLVSPPDRIRPIGGWLLLFLGIAALATGFSPVPSAAAKGLIKLLGYLGVYGLASKLLLCNSRWWDRLLAGLLCGGLASSVLALRQLYGNSEELARWADPNSITEGTIRIYGPLGNPNLLAGYLLALLPLAALAVLRWQGWGRRVFAISTLGLAGSSIVLTYSRGGWVGLMVGMAVLILLLLLRSTREWPALWRRLVPLLILLLGAALLAIAVTKLEPIRTRVSSLLAGRGDSSNNFRINVWLASIEMIQDRPWIGIGPGNNAFNSIYPLYQQPKFNALSAYSLPLEILVETGIAGLIACLGLLQSSVRLGLQGLRINEPAAGTALASLAAIAGLLGQGIADTIFFRPEVQIIGWFCLATLTSLPSDERTSLC
- the trmB gene encoding tRNA (guanosine(46)-N7)-methyltransferase TrmB — translated: MRQHVNPLSRFFQLPLQLPAPCDLFEKPLQPIHLDIGCARGRCLLGLAQRNPHWNHLGVEIRRPLVISADRDALASGLGNVRVLFCNANISLEGWMASLPPDQLQRVSIQFPDPWFKRRHRKRRVLQPALLLAIAAALQPGREFFIQSDVLEVITPMVNLTELCGCFSRPAGDARPWRADNPLQVPTERESYTSEQQLPVYRVLYQRNHKERPDLSELERRWQAIDNPAETVSP
- a CDS encoding FIST N-terminal domain-containing protein, whose translation is MASFSPLDWFRAASATPICRTALSSRPSLDEAVQDVVTSFGRHSEADLALVFVDTSYASDLPRLLPLLRQRLKASKWLGCAGGGVIGTTERGVATELEQTPALSVSLLNLPGAEIQTQALNTNALPDLDGPALRWQEWTGIDPDHCRSQIVLIDPTSSGINDLISGLDYAYPDAVRIGGIAGPHNAPHGSLLIDDGVVAGAVVCSIGGDWTMDAVVAQGCRPIGPVFAIEQVQRNVLLELSEGDRRASPVACLQRVLADLNEQEREKVRHSLFLGIERRELKLGPDGTNTATGAFLVRNLIGVDPSNGAVAVAERVRPGQNVQFHLREADASRQEALQLLRSAADHPAPAQFGLLMACLGRGNGLFGAPNGDVSLARQVMPELPVAGTFCNGEIGPVGGATHLHGYTACWGLLRHDPS
- a CDS encoding DUF3177 family protein, with protein sequence MNELSYRALVWLTYRLAAVFALGLPLVLLIWSSMRREASVVRLLSLYWKVASLMGISMLLLTDQRPLGYLTAMVAPLLMLVSVWFWVDLNEELEDLPPWRPLSLCVRLWRWALSGFALVCAAMNATALGCMQQGTTSDCKAWLEAPQGVHGVVETVFDFVFGGQWTEAVAAFIGYVALVAYLAGLLQWLLVRLPRQGRVAGGF